The nucleotide window TCATGGGGTTCATCCTGTCGGAGCCTAGTGGTGTTCGCCGTGGTGAAGGCCTTTCCAGTTTATTTGCCGAGTCAAACTTCTTGTCTTCTCCTTGGATCATTGGCTTGGATTCGTAGATGTCCGAAATGGAATCCATCTCCGAGCCTCTCTCAATGGACGGTGGTGCAATCTGAATTGAATCTGACGATTTGAAGGGATCATCCTGAGGTCCAAGACATGAGGCAGCTGTTCCCAAATCTTGAAGCCGGAGATCATCAGACCAAATCAAAGGGCTCTTGCCACTACCACTATAAGGACTAGGCCTCTTCTTGGGTCCCAAGCAAATGCTATTGTCATTGCTTGGCATGAAACTGTGATCAAGAGGTGGCCTGTCCAAGTTCTGTTGAAGATCAAGGTGGTCTCCTCCATATATGTTAAGGTCTTGAAATGATGGAAAATTGAGAGGAGAGTTGAAATCTTTCAGAGCTCCCATGTCAGCAGGATTGACACCTTGATTTCCAATATTACCCTTGTAGCTTCCTGCTGCAGCTGCCATGTTGTTCTCACCAGCAAGGGTTTGACAGGCCTTTTCTAATATGCTTTGCATGTACTTTCCCTGAGCCTCAATTCTCAACTGCAGGTGTTTCTGGACctgttatatattaattaaaatcaagATCACAAGATCATAcatgaaataaatatataaaacctTTCTTTTATCATCATTTAAAGAAGAggtactttaattatttttttgcatGTGTGTTTAGTTACCTCCAATTGTTCATGCAGTCTTCTCTGCACCTCCATTTGCATCCTAATTGCATCAACCAAGTGGCAATTAATACTGTTATATGCAGTTTTTCACATACATTCCACAAGAAAATTCGAATCCCCCAGCCCCAACCAAGCATGAAAGGAAATACTTAggcaatttttttggttaaaaagagataaaaaagaaacacaaacaaCTTCTTGGTTGGATGGATAAATTCCAAGAAAGATTTAGAAAtcattttgttcttgaaaaagaagaagaaagaccGAATACATACTCATTCATACTGCGGCCGATCATGGCAGAAGAAGATGCACTATTTCGTTGAAGATCCAGGGGAGATGCTGCcatgaaaattaataaacagAGATCAGATATTCCAAAAAAGAATTGTGGAACGAAGGCGCAGTCCAAATTCAAGAGCTTATAGTTTGTAAGGAACCCTAGAAAGAATTGTCATGCGTCTCATACCATGATCCTTAAGCGAGTGATCATTGAATTCCTTGTGAGGTTGCTTTCCGAGCCTAAATTTCTATTCAGGTAGGGAAACAAAAGAATTTaatgaaaagagagaaaaagaaatatcgTCAAGGCAAACCGAAAATTGGAATGTTGTAAAAGtgaagcaaagaaaaagatgataaAGTTCGAAAAAACATCGTGTGTAGGCAAATTAAACCTGGAGGTGGCTCTTGAGGTGGTAAAGTGTAAGACCCTTCACACCCATAACCCTCATGATAGTCTTGGGTGTAGCTTCTGAAAAAATAAGAGAAGAAATGAGCAGATGtaacataattaataaatttggaTGCATGAAAACTATAAATTGAAGGTGAAGGTTATAAGTAGTACTGTCTGGTCCTCCAAGCTGAGTGACAGCATCAACAAAACGTTCATGGAGCTCAACGGTCCATCGGAGGCGGGGCTTAGGGTCAGTGGTGAGGACAAGACCAGAGTCCCCTTGGACACACATGGGTCTGTCATGAGAATTCATAGTTGATGGCTTCTTGTGGTGTTGGTGTGGGTGTTGGAACattattctcttttttttcctttttttttttctctctctctttctttctttctctctcagaGCTGGGGGCTCTGGGAATACCGAGAGATTCAAGAACAAATGCGATGCAAATAGGGAAGAATAGGGTGCGTTTTTGAAGAAGAGGAGGTGGGCTGCCTTTGGTTTCTCTCAAGTACTGGAAAGAAAGCAAGGGGGACAAGCTAACCTTGtagtataaaagaaaaaataataatataaaaaaagaacaaagaaaattaaagcacACCTATTCTACAATGTGCTGGCCTTCCTTTGCCAAaaggtactctctctctctctctctctctctctctctctctctctctccggtAATTCTACGCTAAATATACTTATGCCGGAATTATCATGGTATAATGTGAATTAGAGTGTATTAGTTTGAGTGGTTTTTCTGAGATTGGTATGTGTATCTTTTGTTATATCTCCAAAAGAGGAGATCTTTGTGGTGTTATATATTCTGTTAGCATGTGAAGCTTTATTTTTCGCATTAAGATATGAGTGAGACCCCTCATGGCAATGATGATGGGCAGTATGTTGTACCTTTACCCTTcttttttctgaaccatgtatatacatataaaccCTGCATGTTGCCCTCCCagtcaataattatatatctaagcgcgcacacacacacacatatatatatatatagaatccTGGGCACACATCCTTTGAACCAGTAACCTATCAAGCATGGTGTTTAGAACACAAAGATTAATATATCTTTATGTCATTACCAACAAAAAGGTTTCAATGACAGCAAAATTTCTGATGAAGGGACTAATGATCATTGCCATTGTCATatgtttgtattatttttctagttttttttacACTTTTTTCTTGCTCCTAGATTTCATTCAATGAGTGCTTAATTAGAAGTAggtttttttcaattaaatatATGGTTACAATTATATTTAGCCTCTGTCTTTTTGGAAGATTCTGAATCTGTCATTACTTGAATGGTGTAGAGATCATTGTATCAAGCTTTTGAGGCATATGATTACAAGAACTTTGTTTCTATATCATTCAATTCTAATTAGATCTCATAATAtgatttaagaaaattaaagattaACAATATGAATGCGATTTTCTATCGTGGAAGAGAAAGCactaaaaaacaacaaaatatggAACCGAAAACTTTAGGGGTCTGTGGTTGGTAATATATGAGGACGTGAACATCAATGCATAAAAGTATTGTAATGTGAAGCTTTTGATGACCGGAGG belongs to Prunus persica cultivar Lovell chromosome G4, Prunus_persica_NCBIv2, whole genome shotgun sequence and includes:
- the LOC18778208 gene encoding myb family transcription factor APL translates to MFQHPHQHHKKPSTMNSHDRPMCVQGDSGLVLTTDPKPRLRWTVELHERFVDAVTQLGGPDKATPKTIMRVMGVKGLTLYHLKSHLQKFRLGKQPHKEFNDHSLKDHASPLDLQRNSASSSAMIGRSMNEMQMEVQRRLHEQLEVQKHLQLRIEAQGKYMQSILEKACQTLAGENNMAAAAGSYKGNIGNQGVNPADMGALKDFNSPLNFPSFQDLNIYGGDHLDLQQNLDRPPLDHSFMPSNDNSICLGPKKRPSPYSGSGKSPLIWSDDLRLQDLGTAASCLGPQDDPFKSSDSIQIAPPSIERGSEMDSISDIYESKPMIQGEDKKFDSANKLERPSPRRTPLGSDRMNPMINTGVRQGRNSPFG